The Oncorhynchus mykiss isolate Arlee chromosome 14, USDA_OmykA_1.1, whole genome shotgun sequence genome segment GACTGGGTACAGAACCTGAGGTGCGTTGTCGTTCTGGTCCTGGATCATTATTTTCACAGTCACATTGCTACTGAGTGGAGGGGAGCCTCCATCCTGCGCTTTTACGCGGAATTGGAAATCCTTGATCTGCTCGTGGTCAAAAGAGCGAACTGCATGGATGACTCCACCATCAGCACTAACGGACACATATGAGGAGACAGGCACTCCGTTAACCGAGGAGTCCTCCAGTATGTAAGAAACACGGGCATTCTGGTTCCAGTCAGCGTCTCTGGCTTTCACGGTGAATATAGAGAGACCAGGTGTGTTGTTTTCTATAATGTAGGCCTCATATGAGCTCCTCTCAAAGACAGGCGCGTTGTCATTCACATCTGATATCTGTAAGGTGAGATTGACGCTGCTGGAGAGCGAGGGCACGCCCTCATCAGAGCACGTCACACTGATGTTATACTCAGAGGCTCTCTCTCGGTCCAAGTCGCTGTCAGTTATTAGGCTATAGAAGCCGTTCGATGTAGATTTAATGGTGAAAGGAATGTTTTCACTTAAAACACAATTTACGACTCCGTTATTATCAGAGTCTGGGTCGTGGACACTCATTACAGCGATAATAGTCTGGGAAGGGGAATTTTCTGGTATTGATTTAGAAGTTGACATCATGTCAATCAAAGGGTTGTTGTCGTTAACGTCTGCAATGTCCACTACTAATTTACTGGAATCTGAAAGACCGCCTTGATCCTTTGCTTCTATGTCAATCTGGTAATGTTTAGCTGTTTCATAGTCGACCTTGCCTATCAAACGCACCTCGCCATTGCTTTCATCTATTTCAAATAGATCTAAAATACCATCGATACTACTTGATATTGAGTAAGTGACTAAACCGTTTGATCCGTTGTCTATATCAGTTGCACGAACTGTAGTTAATAGTGTACCCCTCTGTGAATTTTCCACCAAACTGGCCTTATATATTGCCTGCGTAAAAAGCGGAGCATTGTCATTTACATCCAACACAGTGACGTGTATCTGCACTGTACCAGACATCTTAGGCTCACCTCCATCGAGGGCGGTTAACACTAAAGATATCTGCTCCTGTTTCTCTCGATCTAAAGGCTTCTGCAAAACCATCTCAACCTTTTTACTTCCATCAGCCTGACCTTgtaattttaaaataaaatgttcgGTTGGATTAAGGGAGTAGCTTTGTAGTCCATTCGCTCCTATATCAGAATCAAAAGCTCTTTCCAATACAAATTTAGCACCGATCACAGCTGATTCACTTATTTCGAATTTCATTGCATCTTTTTTGAAAACAGGAGCATTATCATTGATATCGGTAATCTCAATTGTGACTTGATAAAATTCTATTGGGTTCTCCATAATAATCTGAAAATGTAGTGCGCAAGGCGTCGTCTGTCTGCACATCACCTCACGGTCTATTCTCTCTTTGATAAGGATAACTCCCCTTTCTTTATTCAACTCAATACATTCTGCACTGTTTCCAACGTGAACACGAGCATTACCTGATTTTAGTCGTTTTATATCCAACCCCAAATCCTGCGCTATGTTACCGACTAAAGAGCCTTTCGCCATTTCCTCTGGAATGGAGTAACTGACCTGCCCGTGCACTGAACTGAGAGAGAGGATCGAGATAAACAACAGTACTTGCCGTGTCATTGTTCTGTCCGACATTTTCACTTCACCATTAAACCACAGCCACCATGCAATCCGTTAAGCAATTTTAAATATTCTGTTAAAtacaaatccagaaaataacaataatgtcTTCCAATAATCCTTATCGCTGGAACAAAAGAATCGCAGCTTGGTGTTCTCTATAACACGGACTGCGCGCTCTGCGTGcggctctttctctctgtaaaaTATCGAGATGACGGGGAGGTACTGCTGCCAATCTGTTCTAAAACTGCAACACACTGACTGACCAACAGCGTCCCTCTGAGTTCAATGCACTGAACTTCAGCTATtcttaaaaaataaacaattctaCAATGTTTGGGAAGGGTTGAGTCTCCAAAATAGAATGTACAGCCCAATCATGTTTTACACAACCCAGTCATGTGGGCAATATTAACACATGAACAACTGTAAACATAGATACCACAGGATGTGTACAAGTAATCTCAAATAAGA includes the following:
- the LOC110488686 gene encoding protocadherin beta-16-like isoform X25, producing MSDRTMTRQVLLFISILSLSSVHGQVSYSIPEEMAKGSLVGNIAQDLGLDIKRLKSGNARVHVGNSAECIELNKERGVILIKERIDREVMCRQTTPCALHFQIIMENPIEFYQVTIEITDINDNAPVFKKDAMKFEISESAVIGAKFVLERAFDSDIGANGLQSYSLNPTEHFILKLQGQADGSKKVEMVLQKPLDREKQEQISLVLTALDGGEPKMSGTVQIHVTVLDVNDNAPLFTQAIYKASLVENSQRGTLLTTVRATDIDNGSNGLVTYSISSSIDGILDLFEIDESNGEVRLIGKVDYETAKHYQIDIEAKDQGGLSDSSKLVVDIADVNDNNPLIDMMSTSKSIPENSPSQTIIAVMSVHDPDSDNNGVVNCVLSENIPFTIKSTSNGFYSLITDSDLDRERASEYNISVTCSDEGVPSLSSSVNLTLQISDVNDNAPVFERSSYEAYIIENNTPGLSIFTVKARDADWNQNARVSYILEDSSVNGVPVSSYVSVSADGGVIHAVRSFDHEQIKDFQFRVKAQDGGSPPLSSNVTVKIMIQDQNDNAPQVLYPVQTSSSLVAEMVPRSADVGYLVTKVVAVDVDSGQNAWLSYKLQKATDRALFEVGLQNGEIRTIRQVNDKDAVKQRLVVVVEDNGQPSRSATVNVNVAVADSFPEVLSEFTDFTHDMEYNDNLTLYLVLALAVVSFLFITCLVVIISVKICRWRQSRILYHSNLPVIPYYPPRYADTLGTGTLQHVYNYEVCRTTDSRKSDCQFARPCSQNVLIMDSSTGTMQRMQNEQNILDEPDSQLEQKPPNADWRFTQGQRPGPSGAGGPPEMAMGTGPWPNPPTEAEQLQALMAAANEVSEATATLGPGTMGLSTRYSPQFTLQHVPDYRQNVYIPGSTATLTSNPQQQQQQQQMAAQHQALQAQPSEAAPQPEPPKAAQTPASKKKSTKKEKK